The DNA sequence CCGGCGGATGTCGTAGTAGGTCCCGTCGTGGTCGCGGTACTGACACCGGGCCCCCCACACCGAGCCGATCTTCTTGACGCTGATTTCGCCCGCGGTGCCGAGCGGGAGCCGGTGCCGGCCCATCAGGCGGTGCCCTGGGCTTCGATCCAGGCGTCGACGTCCTCGGGGCGGTAGCGGACGTACTTGCCGATGCGGCGGCCGGCGGGGCCGTAGCCCTTGGTGCGCCACTTGTACAGGGTGTTGACGGGGACTCCGAGGTGGTCGGATACGTCCTCAATGGACATCAGTCGAGCGCTCATTGCTGTACCTCCGTGGTGAGTTTTTCTTTGCGTTGCTGACGTTTTCCTTCGTAGATGGCTTCGGCGATCTCGCGTTCTTCGTGGTGGCGGTAGCCGTTGCCGGTGTAGGCCCAGTGGTTGACCACGATCACCGCGTCGGGGTGGGTGCCGGCGGCTTCGAGGGTGGCCAGGTGCTGGTGGGTGCGGCGGTCCCCGCGGATGGCGGTGAAGGTGATCGAGTAGCGCTGTGATTTGGTGAGGAAGTGGCCGCGGAACCCGAGCATGTGCGCCCATTTCCGCAGGTAGCCAAGGCCCTCGTTGGCTCCGAGGTCCCACGCAGTGGTGATCATCCGTCGGTGATGCGGGTGCACGTCCAGGGCGGCAATGGCGAGTTCGGAGCGGACCGGGCGGTCGGGGACTTCGCTGGTGGACGTGCCCTTGGTGGCGTACTTGGCGATGTAGCCCGCGAGCGCGCGGTCGGAGATCTCGCCGTCCTCTTCAACCGCGGCCGCGTGCGCAGGCCGGATGGGGCGGACGTCGACTTGCTCGCCCCAGGTGAAGGCGTGCTCGGTGGTGGCGCCGTCGATGGTCAGGGTCTTGGTGACGCGGGTATGCGCGGCGGCGGCCCGCACGGCGTGCTCCAGGATCCGGTTGTCGGCCCAAGCGGGTGCGGGGTCGTGGGGGCCTTCGGGGCCGTCCAGGCGGAGGACGGCGTGGAAGTGGATGAGGCCGCGGCGCTGGTATTCGGTGACCTTGGCGTAGGACAGGCGAGCGAGGGCGGGGAAGTCCTTGGCGCGGTAGCCGGCGGCCGTGGCGATCTCGCGGCGCAGGCGGACGGTGAAGGCGTGCCAGAGGTCCCCGGCGTGGCCCTGCCACAGCACGGCACCGCGGTAGTCGTAGGTCTCGGGGTTCAGGGCGGTGCCGACGCGGGTGTCTGCCTCGTGATGGTGCTCCCCGCACGCGCACGGAATCCGGCGCCCGGTGCGGGTGGTGCGGCGGGAGTGGACGGGGCCGAAGCTGGGGGCGGTGAGGGTGACGAACAGGCGGGGCTTGTCGGCGACGTCCTCGGGGATGTTTTTGCCGCCGGTCATGCCGGCGCGGATCAGGTGGAAGGCGTCGGCGGCGTAGCGGTCGGAGCAGGCGGGGCAGACGGTTTCGCGGCGGTTGCCGCACGGGGCGTAGACCACCCCGGCGGTGCGGTCGAGGATGCGGCCGGTGACGCGGTCGGTGATGGTGCGGTGTCCGGTGAGGTGGACGGGTTGGAGGCATCCGCCGGTGGCTTCGGCGCGGGCGCGGATGGCGCGGATGTCGGGGCGGGCGAGGTGGGTGGTGATGCGGGTAGCCAGTGAGGACCCGTCGTGCTCGGTGATCATGCTGGCCTCCATTCGTGCGGGCACCACGAGGCCGGGCCACTCCGGTGCAGCTGGTGGGGGTGGCCCGGCGAAGGTGCGGACTACGGTGGTGTCAGCGCCGACGGCGCCGAAGCAGCCACTTGATGAACTTCTTGCCCGCTTGGACCATGAGGTCCGCGACGAGGGCGAGGGGAAGATCGGTGATGATCAGGTGGGCCAGGAAATGAGGCACGAGAGTTCTCCCGGGGTTGATGCTCACCGGTCGAGGCCGGGTTCATCAATTGCGGGTCTTCTCGCGTGGCCCTGAACAGGATGATCAACTGGGCCGGGTCGTGAGCGGGTGGTGGTTGACCGTCGTGTTCAGCTCATCGACCAGGGCGGTGAGCATCGGATCGGGCAGGTTGACCTTGGTGGCGAGGTCGTCGGCGGTGACCGGGCGGCCGGCGGCGTGGGCGTCGGCGGTGGTGGCGGTCACGGTGTTACGGATGCCAGCGGGGAGCTTGGTGAGCACCTTGCCGGGCGTGGTGCTGGTCGCCGGGGCCGGTCGGTCGACCCCGCCGGGAGTGGCGGCGGCCGGCGGGGTGGTGGTGAGGGCGTGTTCGCGGGCTTGGGTGCAGCGTTGCTGGATGATCGGCATGACTTCGGCGAGCAGGAACACCACGAGCGGGATGACGACGTGGAAGAACACGCTGCCCTGGGAGATGCCGCCGGTGGTGGGGGTGACGGCGGCCCAGACGTTCGCGGCGAAGGTGGCGGCGAGCAGGAGCCGCTTGAGGTGCTTGACGGGCTTGTCGTTGACCGGGATGCCGGCGGCGAGCATGGCGGATTCCCAGCGGAGCAGGTTGACGAGGATGCCGGCGAGGGCGGGTTCGGCGAGCCAGGCGCCCCACCACACGGGGTCGGTGGTGGGCAGGTGGCCGGCGAGGAAGTCGTGGACGCCGGTGGTGGTGAACCCGAGCCCGATCACGAGGAAGAACCACATGGTGCGGGTGATCGAGGTGCGGAAGCGGTCCGCGGTGACCGCCCCGAGCAGCGGGTCGGCGGCGAGCCGGTGGACGTCGTGGGCTTCGGCGAGCTGGGTGGTGAGGGTGCGGACCCGGCGTGAGACCGGGCGGCCGGTGTCGTCGCGCGGGGCGGGCTTGCGGAACACGTCAGGCACCTCCTTCCAGGGTGTCCGGGTGGGTGGGTGGTCAGCGGCCGCCGTCGCGGAAGCGTCGGCCGTCGCGGCGGAAAAGCTCCATGTAGTACTCGAACCATCGGGCGATTTCGTCGGCTCGTTCGGCGAGCTCGGGGTGCTCGAACCACGTCTCGCCGTCGCGCTTGGCCCGTTCCTGGCGGCGGATGTCGAAGTACTCGTTGACCAGGGGACGGGCGTTCGTGGTCAGTTCGGCGAAGTCCAGTTCGGTCACGGTTGCTCCCTTCGGGACGTTGGGCAGCTTGTCCGGGTCCACGACGAACACTTTGTTGGCATCGGGGATCGCGTCGATCAGGTCACCGAGCCCCAGTCGGCGGGGACGGCCGGGCGGGAGCGGGGCGACCGGCAGGTGATCGGTCCCGATCAGGGCGGCTTGTTCGGCGGCCCAGGCGTCCATGGCGGCTTCGTCGCCGTGGAAGTCCGGCGGGGCGGGTATCCGGTTGAGCTGGGGATGCTGTTCGAGCAGCCAGGCCCGGCATTCCGGGCCGAGGGTGAGCGCGGACATGCCGGCACCGCCGATCTGGTCGACGTCGCGGCCGACGATGTGGGCGAGGATCGTGCGGTACTGCAGGGCCCCGGAGGGCAGGCGGTGGGTGACGGCGAGGATCGAGTAGAGGTCGAAGTCTTTGGCGGGGCTCACGGGTCCTCCGTTCGAGACCGTGGGGTGGTCAGGCCGCGGTCGGGGCGGCCGTGGCGGTGGTGAGGTGGGCGAGCAGGGCCGTGCCGATGTGGCGGGTGTAGGCGGGTGGGATGGCTTCGGCGATCTCGCGGCGGACGTCGGTGTGGTGGATGCCCATGGCGTTCTGCCAGTCGGTGACCGAGCCCTTGCCGCCGCCGTCGCCGTAGACCGCGACCATGTCCCCGTCGTGGCGGACGCCGTGGCGCCAGCCGGCCACCCGGTGCCCGCGGTGGGTGGGATGCGGGGGCTGGTCGACGGTCAGGCCGTCGATCTCGAAGTAGCGGTGCCGGAACACCCGCAGGTCGAAGGAGAGCCCGCAGAGGGTGAGGTCGCGGCGGAGCTTCGAGCCCTGGACGTTCTCCATCACCGTCGGAACGCCGGTGCGGGCCCGCAGGCGGGCGAGCACGGCCCGTGCGAGCGGGATGAGGTCGATGTGGGTGTCGGTCCAGCCGGCGCGGCGGCGGTTGCCCGCGGTGAGTGCGCAGGCGTTCTGGCACGGTGGGGAGATGTGCACGGCGTCGAACTCGTGGCCGTGGGCGTCGATGAACTCGATCGCGTCGCCCCGGTGGAACTCGTAC is a window from the Amycolatopsis sp. cg9 genome containing:
- a CDS encoding DNA methylase, which produces MRRMRILDACCCSGGAAKGYHDAGFEVVGVDIAPQPNYPYEFHRGDAIEFIDAHGHEFDAVHISPPCQNACALTAGNRRRAGWTDTHIDLIPLARAVLARLRARTGVPTVMENVQGSKLRRDLTLCGLSFDLRVFRHRYFEIDGLTVDQPPHPTHRGHRVAGWRHGVRHDGDMVAVYGDGGGKGSVTDWQNAMGIHHTDVRREIAEAIPPAYTRHIGTALLAHLTTATAAPTAA
- a CDS encoding helix-turn-helix transcriptional regulator is translated as MSARLMSIEDVSDHLGVPVNTLYKWRTKGYGPAGRRIGKYVRYRPEDVDAWIEAQGTA
- a CDS encoding replication initiator encodes the protein MITEHDGSSLATRITTHLARPDIRAIRARAEATGGCLQPVHLTGHRTITDRVTGRILDRTAGVVYAPCGNRRETVCPACSDRYAADAFHLIRAGMTGGKNIPEDVADKPRLFVTLTAPSFGPVHSRRTTRTGRRIPCACGEHHHEADTRVGTALNPETYDYRGAVLWQGHAGDLWHAFTVRLRREIATAAGYRAKDFPALARLSYAKVTEYQRRGLIHFHAVLRLDGPEGPHDPAPAWADNRILEHAVRAAAAHTRVTKTLTIDGATTEHAFTWGEQVDVRPIRPAHAAAVEEDGEISDRALAGYIAKYATKGTSTSEVPDRPVRSELAIAALDVHPHHRRMITTAWDLGANEGLGYLRKWAHMLGFRGHFLTKSQRYSITFTAIRGDRRTHQHLATLEAAGTHPDAVIVVNHWAYTGNGYRHHEEREIAEAIYEGKRQQRKEKLTTEVQQ